A window of Aromatoleum bremense genomic DNA:
GCATCCGAATTCGCCGGCACGCAGAGCCTGACCGAATGGATCGCCGACTACGCGCGCGTCACCATCGACTCGCAGGGCGGCGATCTCGAGACGCTGATCCGCGGCACGCTCGGCCGGTTGCTGTTTTCCGGCGACGACGTGAGAAAGCCGGTCAACGTCATTTCGGGCGGCGAACAGGGCCGCATGCTGTTCGGCAAGCTGATGCTGTCGCGGCCGAACGTGCTGCTGATGGACGAGCCGACGAACCACCTCGACATGGAATCGATCGAGTCGCTGAACACCGGCCTCGAGAAGTTCTCCGGCACGCTGATCTTCATCTCGCACGACCGCGAGTTCGTGTCCTCGCTCGCGACCCGCATCATCGAGATCCGGCTCGACGGCACGATCACCGACTACCGCGGCACGTACGAGGAATACCTCGCGAGCCAGGGCCTCGAGTAAGACTCGGGACGGCAGCGGGCTGCGATCCGCTCCGCATTTCCGCTTGCGCTGAATAATCACATTCGTATATTCGCGGATGACGGACGGACCGCGCCAGCGACGAGCGGCGGCCGGTGTCGTGCCGGTCATGAAGACTTCGAATTCTGCTGCTCGCGCTGTCGGCCGTGCTCGCGCCACAGGCGGCGAGCACGGCACGAGCGCGACGGTGACCGGTCACCCGCCCGAGTACGTCCGCGGCGCGGGGGGTCGCGGCCTACCTCGGCGCAACCTGTCACAGCCTCTGACCCGCCCGCGGCGCTGCGCTCCTCAGAGGACCGATCCGGGTGGGCCCGCCTTCCCACCGATCGCGCGTATACATTTGTCGGAATACGTTCGATACAATTTCGCCTCGCGCAATTTCCCGAGCCGCTCGTCCGACGCGTCGGACTGCGGCGGTCCACACGTTCGCTCGAGCCCCGGTCCGGCGTGCGGCACCGGTCCCTACGCCCGCAGAGGAAAAAGGCCATGGCAGACAGTTCCACTCGCGCCGGCGCCCCCCCGCGCGTCCTGATCAATCCTCCGGTGTTCTTCGCGTCGAGCCTGTTGACGCTCGCGTTCGTCGGCTTCTGCGTCGCGGCGCCGGAGGTTGCGACCGAAATGTTCGGCGCGATGCGCGACTGGACGCTCGAGTCGGCCGGCTGGTTCTACGTGCTCGCCGTCGCCGGCTTCCTGATGTTCGTCGTCGTCCTCGCGCTGACGAACTTCGGCCGCATCAAGCTCGGCCCGGACCACAGCACGCCCGACTACAGCTACGTATCGTGGTTCGCGATGCTGTTCTCTGCCGGGATGGGCATCGGCCTGATGTTCTTCGGCGTCGCCGAGCCGATCATGCACTACACGACGCCGCCCGTCGGAGATCCCCAGACCGCCGCCGCGGCGCGTCAGGCGATGCGCATCACGTTCTTCCACTGGGGGATGCACGCGTGGGCGATCTATGCGGTCGTCGCGCTGTCGCTCGCATATTTCGCGTACCGCCACGACCTGCCGCTGACGATCCGCTCGTCGCTGTATCCGCTCGTCGGCGAGCGCATCCACGGCACGATCGGCCACGTCGTCGACATCTTCGCCGTGCTCGGCACGCTGTTCGGCGTCGCGACCTCGCTCGGCTTCGGGGTGATCCAGGTCAACGCCGGCCTCAGCTATCTGTTCGACGTGCCGACGTCGATCGGCGTGCAGGTCGTGCTGATCGCCGCGATCACCGCAATCGCGACGCTGTCGGTCGGGCTCGGCCTCGACAGCGGGATTCGCCGCATATCCGAGCTGAACATGGTCCTCGCGGTGTTGCTCGTCGCGTTCGTGCTCGTCGCGGGGCCGACGGTGTTCCTGCTGCAGACGCTCGTCCAGAACACTGGCATGTACCTGTCGAACCTGTTCGCGATGACTTTCAACCTGTACGCGTACGAGCCGACGGGCTGGATTGGCGGCTGGACGCTGTTCTACTGGGCGTGGTGGATCGCGTGGTCGCCGTTCGTCGGGATGTTCATCGCGCGCGTGTCGCGCGGGCGCACGATCCGCGAGTTCATCATCGGCGTGCTGCTCGTGCCGGTGGGCTTCACGTTCATGTGGATGACGTTCTTCGGCGACACCGCGATCCATCTCGTGATGATGCAGGGCGTCACGCAGCTCGCCGACGCGGTGGCCGCGGACACGTCGGTGGCGCTGTTCCAGTTCTTCGAGCACTTGCCGCTGTCCGGCGTCACGTCGCTGCTCGCGACGATTCTCGTCGTGACCTTCTTCGTGACGTCGTCCGATTCGGGTTCGCTCGTCGTCGACATGCTGACGAACGGCGGCCACGACACGTCGCCGCTTTGGCAGCGCGTGTTCTGGTCGGTCATCGAGGGCGTGATCGCCGCGGCGCTGCTGATCGCGGGCGGCCTCGGCGCATTGCAGACCGCGACCATCGCCGCCGCGCTGCCGTTCGCGATCGTGATGATCCTGATGTGCTGGGGCCTCGTGCGCGCGCTGCGCATCGAGATGGTCAAGCGGATGTCGCTGCGCGACGCGCGCGTGACGCCGCACGGTCCGCACTCGCCGCTCGGCTGGCAGCAGCGGCTGCGCACGATCGTGCATCAGCCGGGGCGCCAGGAAGTACGCCGCTTCCTTGCCGAGACGGTCCAGCCCGCGCTTGAGGAGGTCGCGGCGGAACTGCGCAAGCAGGGTCGGGACGCGCGCACGAGCGAGGACGACGCCGACGGTGGCCGGGTGTGGCTCGAGATCTTACACGGCGACGAGGTCGATTTCTTCTACTCGATCCACCCGCGCGCGTACGATCCCCCGTCGTTCGTGCTGCGCGACACCCGCGCGGACCGTGCCGAGGCGCTCAAGTACTACCACGCCGAGGTGCACCTGCGCGAGGGCGGCCAGGACTACGACATCATGGGCTGGAGCCGGCCGAGCATCATCAACGACGTGCTCGACCAGTACGAGCGCCACCTGCACTTCCTGCACGCGGTCCGCTGAACGCCTGCGCCGCTGGCCCGCGGGGAGTTGCACCGCGCGGGCCAGCACGCGTTCGTGGACGCGGTTCGCGGAATCGCCATCGTCGTCGGCTACAATCGTCGGAACCTATCGAGCGACGACCCATGATCGGCATCTTCCTCATCACGCACGGCACGCTCGGCGAATCGCTGATCCAGTGCGCGAGCCACGTGCTCAACAAACGCCCCAGGCAAACCGTACAGCTCGGCGTCTCCGCCCAGGACGATCCCGTCGACATGCTGCCGCTCGCGCGCCAGATGCTCGCGTGGGCCGACAGCGGCAACGGCGTACTGGTGCTGACCGACGTGTTCGGCGCGACGCCATCGAACATCGCGGCAAAGCTGGCGGTGCCGGGGAGCATCGAAGTCATCGCCGGGGTCAACGTGCCGATGTTGCTGCGCGTGCTGACCTACCGCGAACGGGACATGGACACGCTGGTGCAGCGCGCCGTCTCGGGCGGCTGCGACGGCGTAGTGCACATCCAGTGACCAGGCGGATCCGCGATGCCGAGAGCTGAAGCCGAAATCATCAACAAACTGGGCCTGCA
This region includes:
- a CDS encoding BCCT family transporter, whose product is MADSSTRAGAPPRVLINPPVFFASSLLTLAFVGFCVAAPEVATEMFGAMRDWTLESAGWFYVLAVAGFLMFVVVLALTNFGRIKLGPDHSTPDYSYVSWFAMLFSAGMGIGLMFFGVAEPIMHYTTPPVGDPQTAAAARQAMRITFFHWGMHAWAIYAVVALSLAYFAYRHDLPLTIRSSLYPLVGERIHGTIGHVVDIFAVLGTLFGVATSLGFGVIQVNAGLSYLFDVPTSIGVQVVLIAAITAIATLSVGLGLDSGIRRISELNMVLAVLLVAFVLVAGPTVFLLQTLVQNTGMYLSNLFAMTFNLYAYEPTGWIGGWTLFYWAWWIAWSPFVGMFIARVSRGRTIREFIIGVLLVPVGFTFMWMTFFGDTAIHLVMMQGVTQLADAVAADTSVALFQFFEHLPLSGVTSLLATILVVTFFVTSSDSGSLVVDMLTNGGHDTSPLWQRVFWSVIEGVIAAALLIAGGLGALQTATIAAALPFAIVMILMCWGLVRALRIEMVKRMSLRDARVTPHGPHSPLGWQQRLRTIVHQPGRQEVRRFLAETVQPALEEVAAELRKQGRDARTSEDDADGGRVWLEILHGDEVDFFYSIHPRAYDPPSFVLRDTRADRAEALKYYHAEVHLREGGQDYDIMGWSRPSIINDVLDQYERHLHFLHAVR
- a CDS encoding PTS sugar transporter subunit IIA, with translation MIGIFLITHGTLGESLIQCASHVLNKRPRQTVQLGVSAQDDPVDMLPLARQMLAWADSGNGVLVLTDVFGATPSNIAAKLAVPGSIEVIAGVNVPMLLRVLTYRERDMDTLVQRAVSGGCDGVVHIQ